A single Balaenoptera ricei isolate mBalRic1 chromosome 13, mBalRic1.hap2, whole genome shotgun sequence DNA region contains:
- the LOC132377314 gene encoding mitoregulin-like translates to MVDVLERLLQLSVLVTFTSGVLLAWQASWLQRRYLDCRRKRLQVKLAATQKKLDLACDSVWPLRLVCGAPAPASLPSYFLPTVLGSSQSHLLKMDIENWAEKKNQKKDGA, encoded by the coding sequence ATGGTGGACGTGCTCGAGAGGCTGCTGCAGCTGTCTGTGTTGGTGACCTTCACCTCTGGAGTGCTCCTGGCCTGGCAGGCGAGCTGGCTGCAGAGGCGCTACCTGGACTGCAGAAGGAAGAGGCTGCAGGTCAAGCTGGCAGCGACACAGAAGAAGCTGGACCTGGCCTGTGACTCCGTGTGGCCACTTCGCCTCGTCTGTGGGGCTCCTGCCCCAGCAAGCCTGCCCTCCTACTTTCTGCCCACAGTACTGGGCTCTTCCCAGAGTCACTTGTTGAAGATGGATATAGAGAactgggcagaaaaaaaaaaccaaaaaaaggatGGAGCCTAG